A window of the Sabethes cyaneus chromosome 1, idSabCyanKW18_F2, whole genome shotgun sequence genome harbors these coding sequences:
- the LOC128745318 gene encoding uncharacterized protein LOC128745318, which translates to MLSTSKTPSKQPAAPVASSLEEDRIQSSLASFYASLRSIDAQLRQLVGPERLAVDKTLTKAVRLELLVKNDGKLYPTGEIEHIETECLHEINRRLLATGRAVKALTDGYQQLLQAYRDLDSVCGELDWSKENSELMAGSSRQKPLEYYLQEGYRIVHQLNGLVVGFELTFNAIEIRDSSSVQRFRDCLTISEELQLYLQEYLSYAIFLLK; encoded by the exons ATGCTCTCGACATCAAAAACCCCATCCAAGCAACCGGCGGCGCCGGTTGCTTCTTCCCTAGAGGAGGACCGTATCCAGAGCTCGCTCGCCTCATTTTATGCGTCCCTACGCTCGATCGACGCTCAGCTAAGACAACTGGTCGGTCCGGAACGACTGGCGGTCGATAAAACCCTAACCAAGGCGGTCCGTCTCGAATTACTGGTAAAGAACGACGGCAAACTGTACCCAACCGGCGAGATTGAGCACATCGAAACGGAATGTTTGCACGAGATCAACCGACGGTTGCTGGCAACCGGCCGGGCGGT AAAAGCGTTAACTGATGGCTACCAGCAGTTGCTTCAAGCTTACCGGGATTTGGATTCGGTTTGTGGTGAACTGGATTGGAGTAAGGAAAACAGCGAATTGATGGCTGGATCGTCCAGGCAAAAACCACTGGAATACTATCTGCAGGAAGGGTATCGAATCGTTCACCAACTGAATGGACTGGTCGTTGGATTCGAACTTACTTTTAACGCGATTGAGATACGGGATTCAAGCTCCGTTCAAAGGTTTCGGGATTGTTTAACAATCTCCGAAGAGTTACAACTGTACCTGCAGGAGTACCTGTCTTATGCGATATTTCTGTTGAaataa
- the LOC128745317 gene encoding NADPH--cytochrome P450 reductase isoform X2 has product MFSAHRWASSRNLRFGTHISRQSFRDSASDCQSYPISQHDSSFRSRRWWLNVRQNPNASGRFRRKANWLAQVFGLGNKTYEHYNKVGIYVDKRLEELGATRVFELGLGDDDANIEDDFITWKDKFWPAVCDYFGIESTGEDVLMRQYRLLEQPETPPERLYTGEIARLHSLQTQRPPFDAKNPFLAPIKINRELHKAGDRSCMHIEFDIEGSKMRYEAGDHLAMYPVNDSDLVQRLGKLCNADLDVVFSLINTDTDSSKKHPFPCPTNYRTALTHYLEITALPRTHILKELAEYCSDEKDKEFLRSMCSTAPEAKSKYQEWVQDSCRNIVHVLEDLPSCHPPIDHVCELLPRLQPRYYSISSSSKLYPTTVHVTAVLVKYATKTGRVNKGVATTFLAQKHPINGEPLPRVPIFIRKSQFRLPAKTETPVIMVGPGTGLAPFRGFIQERDFHKQEGKEVGQTVLYFGCRKRAEDYIYEEELEDYVKRGVIKLRSAFSRDQAHKVYVTHLLEEDMDLLWTVIGEKKGHFYICGDAKNMATDVRNILLKVLQSKGNMSESESIQYIKKMEAQKRYSADVWS; this is encoded by the exons ATGTTTTCGGCCCACCGGTGGGCATCGTCTCGGAACCTTCGGTTCGGAACCCACATTTCGAGACAATCATTTCGAGATTCCGCCAGCGATTGCCAAAGTTATCCAATTTCACAACATGATAGCTCCTTCCGGAGCCGGCGATGGTGGTTGAACGTTCGCCAGAATCCAAACGCTAGCGGACGCTTCCGACGGAAAGCAAACTGGTTGGCGCAG gtatttGGATTGGGAAACAAAACTTATGAACATTACAACAAGGTCGGCATCTACGTTGACAAACGCCTGGAGGAACTGGGTGCTACCAGGGTCTTCGAACTGGGACTTGGAGATGACGATGCTAA CATTGAGGATGATTTCATCACGTGGAAGGACAAATTTTGGCCGGCCGTATGCGACTACTTCGGCATCGAGAGCACGGGCGAGGATGTGCTGATGCGTCAGTATCGGCTGCTGGAGCAGCCGGAAACTCCCCCGGAGCGGCTGTACACCGGTGAGATTGCTCGGTTGCACTCGCTGCAAACGCAGCGACCGCCGTTCGATGCGAAGAACCCATTCCTGGCGCCGATCAAAATCAACCGCGAGCTGCACAAGGCCGGCGATCGGTCCTGCATGCACATCGAGTTCGATATCGAGGGTTCGAAGATGCGCTACGAGGCGGGTGACCATTTGGCTATGTATCCGGTGAATGATTCCGATTTGGTGCAGAGGTTGGGTAAGTTGTGCAATGCCGATCTGGACGTTGTGTTTTCGCTGATCAACACCGATACGGACAGTAGCAAAAAGCATCCGTTCCCCTGTCCGACGAACTATCGTACGGCTTTGACGCATTATTTGGAAATTACGGCTCTGCCGAGAACGCACATCCTCAAGGAATTGGCCGAGTATTGTAGTGACGAGAAGGATAAGGAATTTTTGCGGTCTATGTGCTCCACCGCTCCGGAGGCTAAGTCCAAGTATCAGGAGTGGGTTCAGGATAGCTGTCGAAACATCGTGCACGTGCTGGAGGACCTTCCGTCGTGTCATCCACCGATCGATCACGTTTGCGAGTTGCTGCCGCGGCTGCAGCCGCGTTACTATTCGATTTCTTCGTCGTCGAAGCTCTATCCGACGACGGTGCACGTTACGGCCGTTCTGGTGAAGTACGCCACCAAGACGGGCCGCGTTAACAAGGGAGTTGCAACGACATTCCTCGCGCAGAAGCATCCGATCAATGGGGAACCGCTGCCGCGGGTACCGATCTTCATCCGTAAGAGTCAGTTCCGGTTACCGGCTAAAACGGAGACGCCTGTCATTATGGTTGGTCCCGGTACGGGGTTGGCACCGTTCAGAGGTTTCATTCAGGAGCGGGACTTCCACAAGCAGGAAGGAAAGGAGGTCGGCCAAACCGTGCTGTACTTTGGCTGCCGGAAGCGGGCGGAGGATTACATCTACGAAGAG GAGCTGGAGGACTACGTCAAGCGGGGGGTCATCAAGCTGCGGTCGGCATTTTCCCGCGATCAAGCCCACAAGGTGTACGTCACACATCTGCTGGAGGAAGATATGGACCTGTTGTGGACGGTGATAGGGGAAAAGAAGGGACATTTCTACATCTGCGG TGATGCTAAGAATATGGCAACCGACGTGCGAAACATTCTGCTCAAAGTGCTACAATCGAAGGGCAACATGAGCGAGAGTGAATCGATTCAGTACATCAAAAAGATGGAAGCCCAAAAGCGATATTCGGCCGACGTGTGGAGCTAA